The DNA sequence ATGGCTCAGCGGCGAGCCCTTTGTCGAAATCGTGGAAGTTATAAATAACGGCGACGGCACGGAAAAGGTGCGTGTGCGCACGAAGTTTAACGCTTCGGATCTTGATTCGCTGTTCGCCCGGTTGAAGATTAGCCTCTAGCCTCGATCGACGGGTGGAGAGGAAGCCCGCTCAATGGGCAAGCTTTGGGACGCCTGCCGTTTATTCTTGGCGGGGAGGGCATCTCACGTTTAAGTCGCGAGCTTCAAAGCTATGAAAATCGCTCTCGCATATTCAGGAGGTCTCGACACGTCAGTGCTTGTTCGCTGGCTCAAGAATCATTACGACGCAGAAATCGTCACCTACGCCGCCGACGTCGGCCAGGAAGAGGAGCTCGACGGCTTGGAGGAAAAGGCCAAGGCTACCGGCGCTTCCGCGCACTACACGCTGGACTTGGTGGACGAGTTCGCGAGCGACTTCATCTACCCGATGATGCGCGCCAACGCCATTTACGAGAGCCAGTATTACCTCGGCACCTCGATTGCCCGCCCGCTTATCGCCAAGGCGCAGATCGAAATCGCGCAAAAAGAGGGTTGCGACGCCGTTGCCCACGGCGCGACGGGTAAGGGCAATGACCAGGTCCGCTTCGAGCTGACCTTTGCTGCGCTCGCCCCCGAGCTGAAGATCATTTCCCCTTGGCGCATGGACGTGTTCCGCAAGGCTTTCCCGGGTCGCAAGGAGATGATCGAGTGGTGCCGCGAAAACAATGTCAACGTTGAGGCCAGCGCATCGAAGCCGTATTCGATGGACCGCAACCTCCTGCACATTTCCTACGAAGCCGGCATTCTGGAAGACACCTGGTTCGACCCGACCACGCCGGACAACAAGTCGATGTACAAACTGACCGTCGACCCGGAAGATGCTCCCGATGAACCTGAGTATGTCGAGCTCACCTACGAGCGCGGCGACTGCATCGCGGTCAACGGCGAGGAGCTAACCCCGGCCGGCGTCCTCAAGAAGCTGAACAAGCTCGCGGGCAAGCACGGCATCGGCCGCGTGGATATTGTGGAAAACCGTTTTGTCGGCATGAAGAGCCGTGGCGTCTATGAGACCCCGGGTGGCACGATCCTGATGCACGGCCACCGCCAGGTGGAGACCATCACCATGGACCGCGACCTCATGCACCTGCGCGATAGCCTCGTGCCGAAGTATGCCGAGCTCGTTTACAACGGCTTCTGGTATGCGCCCGAGCGTGAAGCGCTGCAGGCCTTCTTTGACGACAGCCAGAAGCACGTCTCCGGCGTGGCTCGCCTCAAGCTTTACAAGGGCAGCATTACTACCGTAGGCCGTAAGAGCGAGCTGTCCCTTTACGACGAGCACATCGCTTCGATGGAAGGCGTGGCCAGCGACTACAATCCGGACGACGCCAGTGGCTTCATCCGCTTGCAGGGTCTGCGCCTGCGCGCCCGCGCCATCAAGCAGCTCAGCAAGCTGAAGGTCTAGAAGACAAATTATGAAGTATGAATTATGAAGTATGAAACAAAGCATTCGCAAAGGTTTGCCCTTTCATCATTCATAATTCTGCATTCATAATTAACCTCCCATGCTCAAGCGCATTGCATTCGTTGTAAACAGTCAGAAGCCGCTTGCTGGTGAGCTGGCTGACTTTCTGCAAGGCGTGTGCAAAGAGCACGGTGTGGATTCGGTTCGCAGCAGTGATTACCCGATCGCCGAGGGCTACCTCGATGCGGCGGACGCCTGTTGCGTGCTCGGCGGCGATGGCACGATTTTATCGGCGGCACCGGAGTCTATGCGCTCCGGTGTGCCGGTATTTGGTGTCAACCAAGGCAAGCTGGGCTTTCTGGCCACGTATTCGCCGGACACCATTCGCGAGGCGTTTCAG is a window from the Cerasicoccus sp. TK19100 genome containing:
- a CDS encoding argininosuccinate synthase, with the translated sequence MKIALAYSGGLDTSVLVRWLKNHYDAEIVTYAADVGQEEELDGLEEKAKATGASAHYTLDLVDEFASDFIYPMMRANAIYESQYYLGTSIARPLIAKAQIEIAQKEGCDAVAHGATGKGNDQVRFELTFAALAPELKIISPWRMDVFRKAFPGRKEMIEWCRENNVNVEASASKPYSMDRNLLHISYEAGILEDTWFDPTTPDNKSMYKLTVDPEDAPDEPEYVELTYERGDCIAVNGEELTPAGVLKKLNKLAGKHGIGRVDIVENRFVGMKSRGVYETPGGTILMHGHRQVETITMDRDLMHLRDSLVPKYAELVYNGFWYAPEREALQAFFDDSQKHVSGVARLKLYKGSITTVGRKSELSLYDEHIASMEGVASDYNPDDASGFIRLQGLRLRARAIKQLSKLKV